One Callithrix jacchus isolate 240 chromosome Y, calJac240_pri, whole genome shotgun sequence genomic region harbors:
- the LOC128930739 gene encoding LOW QUALITY PROTEIN: microtubule-associated protein 4-like (The sequence of the model RefSeq protein was modified relative to this genomic sequence to represent the inferred CDS: inserted 2 bases in 1 codon; substituted 2 bases at 2 genomic stop codons), whose protein sequence is KTKPIAEAKAPEKWASASQPASAPASRSGAKSTXTVPKATTAAAVALTGPSSRSPSTLVPKKPTTIKTEGKPAEVKKMTAKSLPADLSCPKSTSTSSMQKTTTLGGTAPAAEVAPTQVKPTPMPSRPSTTPSIDKKLTSTKPSSTTLRLSRLATNASAPDLKNVRSKAGSTENIKHQPGGGRAKVEKKTEAADTTXKPESNAVTKTASPIASAQKPPAGKVQMVSKKVSYSHIQSKCGSKDNIKHVPGGGNVQILNKKVDISKFSSKCGSKANIKHKPGGGDVKIESQKLNFKEKAQAKVXSLNNVGHLPAGGTVKTEGGGSEALLCLGPPTGEEPAISGAAPETGAPTSASGPSGHPNLSGGGDQREAQTLDSQIQETSI, encoded by the exons aaaacaaagccCATTGCAGAAGCAAAGGCTCCTGAGAAGTGGGCCTCAGCATCCCAGCcagcttctgccccagcctccagatctGGAGCCAAGAGCACTTAAACTGTTCCAAAAGCCACAACAGCTGCCGCTGTTGCCTTAACTGGGCCAAGTAGTAGGAGCCCCTCCACGCTAGTACCCAAGAAGCCCACTACCATTAAGACTGAGGGAAAACCTGCAGAAGTCAAGAAGATGACTGCAAAGTCTCTTCCAGCTGACTTGAGTTGCCCCAAGAGCACCTCCACCAGTTCCATGCAGAAAACCACCACTCTTGGTGGGACAGCCCCTGCTGCAGAGGTGGCTCCCACCCAAGTAAAGCCCACACCTATGCCATCTCGGCCCTCCACCACTCCTTCCATAGACAAGAAGCTCACCTCGACCAAGCCCAGCTCCACCACCCTGAGACTCAGCCGCCTGGCCACCAATGCTTCTGCTCCTGATCTGAAGAATGTCCGCTCCAAGGCTGGCTCCACGGAAAACATCAAGCATCAGCCTGGAGGAGGCCGGgccaaagtagagaaaaaaacagaggcagcTGATACAACTTGAAAGCCTGAATCTAATGCAGTCACTAAAACAGCCAGCCCAATTGCAAGTGCACAGAAACCACCTGCGGGGAAAGTCCAGATGGTCTCCAAAAAAGTGAGCTACAGCCATATTCAGTCCAAGTGTGGTTCCAAGGACAATATTAAGCATGTCCCTGGAGGTGGTAATGTTCAGATTCTGAACAAGAAAGTGGACATCTCTAAGTTCTCCTCCAAGTGTGGGTCTAAGGCTAACATCAAGCACAAGCCTGGTGGAGGAGATGTCAAGATTGAAAGTCAGAAATTGAACTTCAAGGAGAAGGCCCAGGCCAAGGT ATCCCTCAATAATGTGGGCCACCTACCTGCCGGAGGTACCGTGAAGACTGAGGGTGGTGGCAGCGAGGCTCTTCTGTGTCTGGGCCCCCCCACTGGGGAGGAGCCAGCCATCTCTGGGGCAGCACCTGAAACTGGCGCCCCCACTTCAGCCAGTGGCCCCAGTGGCCACCCCAACCTGTC